GACCTGTTTATGCGGAATGCGGTGGGCTAATGTACCTTGCACAAGGAATTGAGGCGCAAAACGGGACAAAACACCCGATGACCGGAGTGTTTCCCGTGTGGAGCCGGATGCTTCCTCATCGAAAATCTCTCGGATATGTAGAAGTCACCTTGCGGGAAGATTCTCTGTTCGGCGCTGCTGGAGACCGCATCAGGGGACATGAATTCCATTACTCTGAGCTTGAAGAAGACACACTTTCTGAAGTCGGCTGGAATCGGACCTATTCCGTGATGTATCGACGGAATGAGAGGGCTGTGCTTGAGGGATTTCAGTCCGGTGCGGTTCTGGCGACGTACGTGCATGCACATTTTGCATCTAAACCCGGGGCTGTTCAGCGGTTCCGATCGATTGCTCTGAAAGGTTCTGTTTTATGACGCAGAAGACTCCGGCCAGGCCTTTGATGCATGATTTTCTGAATGCGCCTATGACAGGCGAGGAAATTGAACGCCGCTCATTTGAGATAATTGACAGTCAAATGGGGAATGCTCCTTTTTCCCCGGACGAATGGCAGGTGGTCCGGCGGCTTCTTCATACCACTGCAGATTTCGGTATTGCCGAGAACGTACGTTTTTCGAAGGATGCCATTTCCGAGGGAATCAAGGCTCTTCGGTCCGGTGCTCCGATATTTGCCGATTCAAATATGATCCGATCGGGTCTCTCTCTGGCAAGGCTCAGGCAAGTCTGTCCTGCGTACAAAGCTGATTCTATTGTCTGCCATGTGGCAGACGAGGAAGTTGCCCGTCAATCCCGGGAAACAGGATTACCCAGATCGCTCCATGCGGTGCGCAAGGCACGGTCTGTGCTCGATGGGGCAATAGCAGTGTTCGGAAATGCACCGGTCGCTCTTCTTGAGCTGAACCGTCTTGTTATGGAGGAAGGGCTCAGGCCTGCTCTGGTAATCGGCATGCCAGTGGGGTTTGTGCACGTGATTGAGAGTAAAGACGAACTCATGACCCTTGCGGTTCCATTTATTGCGATAAATGGGCGGCGCGGCGGCAGTCCCTTGGCCGTTGCCGCGATACATGCCCTTTGCTCTCTCGCGATGGAAAAACAGATGGAGGCGAGTCAACAATGATCTTCATTGCAGGAGACCGGGATTCCGGTCCCTTAGAGAGAAAAGAGGTGTGGCATTGAGCATGGAACTTACCGCGATAATTCTTCTCGGTCATGGAAGCCGAGTCCCCGAAGCCGGAAAAAACATGGTGCGAGTTGCAGAGGGCTTGAAAAGAAAACACGGATACTTCATGGTGGAAGTCTGCTACATGTCGCGACTCGGTCCCCATTTTCCTGAAACGTTTGAAAAATGCGTGAGAAACGGCGCGACCTGCGTGATTGTCATACCGTATTTCTTGCATGACGGATTGCATCTGGTTCTGGACATACCTGAGATGATGCAGGAAAAAGCGAATCTCTACCCGCAGGTCAAAGTCATCCTGGGGAATAATCTCGGGTACGACGACATGCTCATCGACCTGGTGCAACGAAGAATTGACGATTCAATAGCTCTGGAAGACGTCAAGGACCTGGTGTTACCCCCAAAAGAAAAGTTTCCTATCCCACCCGGGCAATTTGAATTTGTACCTATGAAACCGGAAGAAGCTCAAGAATATTTTAGAAAACGGCACCACTGAAAGGAGCCAGAATGAAAACTCGTCTGAATGCGGTTTTGCTTTTATCTTCAGGATCGGTGCTGCTCTTGTCCGGTCCGGCACATGCCATGCATATTTCTGAAGGAATCCTCCCGCTTCCCTGGGCACTCCTGTGGTTCTTGCTTTCGATTCCAT
The sequence above is a segment of the Desulfomonile tiedjei DSM 6799 genome. Coding sequences within it:
- a CDS encoding precorrin-8X methylmutase, giving the protein MTQKTPARPLMHDFLNAPMTGEEIERRSFEIIDSQMGNAPFSPDEWQVVRRLLHTTADFGIAENVRFSKDAISEGIKALRSGAPIFADSNMIRSGLSLARLRQVCPAYKADSIVCHVADEEVARQSRETGLPRSLHAVRKARSVLDGAIAVFGNAPVALLELNRLVMEEGLRPALVIGMPVGFVHVIESKDELMTLAVPFIAINGRRGGSPLAVAAIHALCSLAMEKQMEASQQ
- a CDS encoding sirohydrochlorin chelatase, which translates into the protein MELTAIILLGHGSRVPEAGKNMVRVAEGLKRKHGYFMVEVCYMSRLGPHFPETFEKCVRNGATCVIVIPYFLHDGLHLVLDIPEMMQEKANLYPQVKVILGNNLGYDDMLIDLVQRRIDDSIALEDVKDLVLPPKEKFPIPPGQFEFVPMKPEEAQEYFRKRHH